One window of Terriglobia bacterium genomic DNA carries:
- the fabG gene encoding 3-oxoacyl-[acyl-carrier-protein] reductase, with protein MAETGAAYRGIRLDGRVALVTGASQGIGRACAIALAEAGAAVALAARNEQKLAETADLIRAAGGVAETFKIDVAKEDEIKSGIKAAIAKLGKLDILVNNAGITRDHLALRMKRADWDDVISTNLTGAYLCSQQVLGSMLRQHWGRIINITSVFGQMGQAGQANYAASKAGMIGLTVALAREVASRNITVNAVAPGYVETAMTDVLVPELKEHVLKMVPLGRAGTARDVANAVRFLASEEASYITGHVLCVNGGMLMG; from the coding sequence ATGGCTGAGACAGGCGCCGCCTACCGCGGTATCCGGCTCGACGGACGTGTGGCGCTGGTGACTGGCGCCTCGCAGGGGATCGGACGCGCCTGCGCCATCGCCCTGGCCGAAGCCGGCGCTGCTGTCGCCCTCGCTGCCCGTAACGAGCAGAAACTGGCGGAAACCGCCGACCTCATCCGTGCCGCCGGCGGCGTGGCGGAAACTTTCAAGATCGACGTAGCCAAAGAAGACGAAATCAAATCCGGCATCAAGGCGGCCATCGCCAAGCTCGGCAAGCTCGACATCCTGGTGAACAACGCCGGCATCACCCGCGACCACCTCGCCCTGCGGATGAAGCGCGCCGACTGGGACGACGTCATCTCCACCAACCTCACCGGCGCTTACCTGTGCAGCCAACAGGTGCTCGGCTCCATGCTCCGCCAGCACTGGGGCAGGATCATCAACATCACCAGCGTCTTCGGCCAGATGGGCCAGGCGGGACAGGCGAATTACGCGGCTTCGAAGGCGGGGATGATCGGCCTGACCGTGGCGTTGGCGCGTGAAGTCGCCTCGCGCAACATCACCGTTAACGCGGTTGCGCCCGGTTACGTCGAGACCGCCATGACCGACGTGCTCGTGCCGGAGCTGAAGGAACACGTGCTCAAGATGGTCCCGCTGGGCCGAGCCGGCACCGCGCGGGACGTCGCCAACGCCGTGCGTTTTCTCGCTTCCGAGGAGGCGTCCTACATTACCGGCCACGTGCTCTGCGTCAATGGCGGCATGCTGATGGGCTAG
- a CDS encoding cation:proton antiporter yields MPQHVDTFLLELFAIFVWAKVFGELFERLYVPAVLGEILAGIILGPHATGLVTPSDTVGSIAEIGAIFLLFTVGLDTRPQDLLRVGRQSLRVALAGVAVPFLLGFTYLHLKGGPVHESVFVAAAMVATSVGITARVLSDIHALNTREARIILGAAVFDDILGMIVLAIVAGLATGGSIRWIHILVLVVEALGFAIFMIFIGPRLVGRMRTPLQSMSTRDAPLILALAICLGLSVAATKIGMAAIIGAFFAGLMFADYSPEWNLQPRVHAINEFLAPFFFFVMGTRLNIHLFTGSVWATAIIISLLAIVSKVLGCGLPMLGEGMSTAAKIGVGMMPRGEVALIVALIGLQMNAISQQGYAVVIFMGGVTTLLAPPLLRYLFRNLEPETGPPDGLEKDMRESRLG; encoded by the coding sequence ATGCCCCAGCACGTCGACACGTTCCTGCTCGAGCTGTTCGCCATTTTCGTGTGGGCAAAAGTTTTCGGCGAGCTGTTCGAACGACTGTATGTGCCCGCCGTGCTTGGGGAAATCCTCGCCGGCATCATTCTCGGACCGCACGCCACCGGGCTGGTGACGCCCTCCGATACGGTTGGCTCCATCGCCGAAATCGGCGCCATCTTCCTGCTCTTCACCGTCGGCCTGGATACCCGCCCTCAGGACCTGCTGCGGGTGGGCCGCCAATCTTTGCGAGTCGCGCTGGCCGGCGTGGCGGTGCCGTTCCTGCTCGGCTTCACCTACCTGCACCTGAAGGGCGGACCGGTGCACGAATCGGTATTCGTGGCCGCCGCCATGGTGGCCACCAGCGTCGGCATCACCGCGCGCGTGCTGAGCGACATTCATGCCCTGAACACGCGCGAGGCACGCATCATCCTGGGAGCGGCGGTGTTCGATGACATCCTCGGCATGATCGTGCTGGCCATCGTCGCCGGCCTGGCCACCGGCGGCAGCATCCGCTGGATCCACATACTCGTGCTGGTGGTGGAAGCTCTCGGCTTCGCCATTTTCATGATATTCATCGGCCCTCGCCTGGTCGGTCGCATGCGCACTCCGCTGCAGAGCATGTCCACCCGAGACGCGCCGCTGATTCTTGCCCTCGCCATCTGTCTTGGTCTCTCGGTGGCGGCGACCAAGATTGGCATGGCGGCCATCATCGGCGCCTTCTTCGCCGGCCTCATGTTCGCCGACTACTCCCCGGAGTGGAATCTGCAGCCGCGCGTGCACGCCATCAACGAATTCCTGGCTCCGTTTTTCTTTTTCGTGATGGGCACGCGCCTCAACATCCATCTCTTCACCGGTTCGGTCTGGGCTACCGCCATCATCATTTCGCTGCTGGCGATCGTCTCCAAGGTCCTGGGCTGCGGGCTGCCCATGCTGGGCGAAGGCATGTCCACCGCGGCCAAGATTGGCGTCGGTATGATGCCCCGCGGCGAAGTCGCGCTCATCGTCGCGCTCATCGGGTTGCAGATGAACGCCATTTCGCAGCAGGGTTATGCGGTCGTCATCTTCATGGGCGGCGTGACTACCCTGTTGGCGCCACCGCTGCTGCGCTACCTGTTCCGTAACCTCGAACCGGAAACCGGCCCGCCGGACGGATTGGAAAAGGACATGCGCGAGTCGCGCCTCGGGTAG
- a CDS encoding helix-turn-helix domain-containing protein produces the protein MNIGETIRNFRLQKGMSQGDIEKRTGLLRCYLSRVENGHTIPSLDTLAKIAGAMEVPLAQFFVGDPRDNGARNLPQLSEDEIRFLTQIRRYSSSLNDSDRKLVLAMVKKMAGGAGK, from the coding sequence ATGAATATCGGCGAAACCATCCGCAACTTCCGTCTACAAAAAGGCATGTCCCAAGGCGACATCGAAAAGCGCACCGGGTTATTGCGCTGCTACCTGTCACGCGTGGAGAACGGCCATACCATTCCTTCCCTGGATACCCTGGCCAAGATTGCCGGCGCCATGGAAGTGCCGCTGGCCCAGTTCTTCGTCGGCGACCCGCGCGACAACGGCGCTCGCAACTTGCCGCAGTTGAGCGAGGACGAGATCCGCTTCCTGACGCAGATCCGGCGCTATTCCTCCAGCCTCAACGACAGTGATCGCAAACTGGTGCTCGCCATGGTCAAGAAGATGGCCGGCGGGGCAGGCAAATAG